The following are encoded in a window of Sutcliffiella horikoshii genomic DNA:
- a CDS encoding peptidylprolyl isomerase, whose product MAKTGYILMENGEKIEFELYPNEAPNTVANFEKLANEGFYNGVTFHRVIPGFVSQGGDPTGTGAGGSGTTIKCETEGNPHKHEAGSLSMAHAGRDTGSSQFFIVHQPQPHLNGVHTVFGKVTSGLETARNMKNGDVMEKVEVTDAE is encoded by the coding sequence ATGGCAAAAACAGGATACATACTTATGGAAAACGGAGAAAAAATCGAATTCGAACTTTATCCAAACGAAGCACCAAACACAGTTGCTAACTTTGAAAAATTAGCTAACGAAGGATTCTACAACGGTGTAACATTCCACCGTGTTATCCCAGGTTTCGTAAGCCAAGGTGGAGACCCAACTGGTACTGGAGCAGGCGGTAGCGGCACTACAATCAAATGTGAAACAGAAGGTAACCCACATAAGCATGAAGCAGGAAGCCTTTCCATGGCTCACGCTGGAAGAGACACTGGTTCTAGCCAATTCTTCATCGTGCACCAGCCACAACCTCACTTAAACGGTGTTCACACTGTTTTTGGTAAAGTGACTTCTGGACTTGAAACTGCTAGAAACATGAAAAATGGCGACGTTATGGAGAAAGTAGAAGTAACAGACGCTGAATAA